One Mus musculus strain C57BL/6J chromosome 2, GRCm38.p6 C57BL/6J genomic window, TCTTCCCAGGTAGATAACATCACACCATCGTTCTGGCCTGGATCACTTATTGCAGCCTTTCCAGCTGTCTTCCCTGCTGTCTCACTTGTTATCCCTAATACAGTTTTACTATAACACCTGGAAGGACTCTAAAAATGTGCCACATGTGCCAGGTCAAAGCCCTTCAGGTCTCCCTGTTTCTTTCACAGGAAAAGCTAATGTCCTTACCCAATGGCCCATAGCCACCCTTGCCGACCTGCCCTCTCAGTGACCTGGTTTTGGCATCGCCTGCTGTAGACATCCTGCCCTTCAGTCTGTTCCTGGAACAAGTCCTGCTCTCTCCCCCAGGACTGTCCCCTGTGTTCCTCCCACGTTGAATGTTCTTCCACCATAGTCAATTTTGTGTTCAAATGTCACCTTGGTGAGGTTGGCCCAGACAATTCAATTTAACATTCAAACACCTACTGTATCAACACTGTCTGTACAACTTGTTCCATGTGATGTTCCCCAGGACGTTTATGaccttttaaataatttataattacaTGACTCAGAGTTCAATCAAGAAGCAGACCTGCACAGTAGATAGAACAGGGGTGGCTTGTGTAATGGATACTGAATAATACAAATGTAAAGACAAAGCTAAGGCATAGCTTAAGGTTGCAGGGGTGGTTTGTGGGTGGGATCCCAGCTTCCTGCTGGGAAACGGTGTGGCTGCAGCCCAGGGCACCTGCGTGAGTCAGGGATGGACATGGTCAGGGCAGAGGGTAGCAAGCAGAGAGGCACACATGCTGCCTGTCTTCCTTTTCAGGTGCAGGAGGGCTGGCTGGGGAACCTTCACAGTTCACTGAGACTCTGTAGTGGGCTGCATCTTTATAGAAAGCTATTTGGGGCCCACTGAGGCCAGCGTGACTCACATCCTGCACGGCCTTATGAGTTTAGAGTTCAGTCAGATAGACAAGAGTCAGAACTCTGAAGTAGACCTGACAAAACAGATATGTCCAAGTGAGATCAATATGTATTCTCCACGAGAGAaaatgtgacatttgtctttccaGCACccattatttccttccttcagaCTCCACCTTCCCGCACACAGTCACCCTTGGACTTTCATGTCATTctgcaaatgaaagaaaacacgcagactttgtctttctgagtctggcaaGACTAGGCCAGAGCAGGATTCAGCTGAAGGACATGCTCTCTATGACTCCTTTCTACCAGCCCTATGATTTCAGTCTGCAGAACACTCCAAAATACGGCCACTGGCTGGGAATTGGTCTTCAACACATGGACCTCAGGAGGATGCTTCAGATCCCAACATGACAGCCTGTTAAATTTACTTAACCTCTGCTCACTGAGAACACTGTGTTAGGAGAACTCAGGAGGGGATGCAGGCACTGGGCTGGGAAGCTGTGAGTCTGTCAGTGCATCAGAAAGTGTCTACCAACCACAGGCTCAGGGAGTGGTGAGGTTCGGCCTTCGACTTCCAGACACAGCCCAAGTCAGCAGTGAACTGATGGTGGCCCTGGCTCTGCTAATCACGTTGTTCTTCTCCTGTTCAAGGATTGAGACTTGTGCCTATGTGGGGACATGCTTACAGGAATAATTCAGGCATGGTATGGAGGACAGCCTGACAGGTACAGAGGCCTCCCCCATGACACAGAGCTGCTAACCCGATTCCTGATTTCTCCTAAAGGGCATTGGCCCCACCCTATCACAGACTTCCTGCTCAGCACCTTCTATACTAACGTCAAAACCCGAGCCATGCCAGCTCCTCAGCACAGTCCAGGGCTTGTCACAGAGCCCTCACTGATATTGTGTATGGATATTTGAGCCTGTCCACCTTTGGTCCAGAGAGGCACAAAGATGCCATTGTGGGACTAGCACCTGTCCCCAGGGCCATGGAGTGTGGACAGTCCCATAGGAACTGAAACCCTTCTTCAGAGATGACTTCTGTGACTCAGGGCAGGTGGCTAAGTCCAGGAACTGCAGAGTTTGGAGTGGAAGGCAGAGTTCCCAGTGGGAGGGAAGGTGAGCTGAGGCCAGAAGCCAGGGCAGGCTTCACTGAACTCAGAACACAGGTCAGCACGTGGACTCATGGTGCCTCGTGCATCCATTTGTCTGTAGGGAATGAGACCTGGCTGTGTTGAGAGCCTGTGGGTGCTCAAAGCTAATGAGAAGGAAGGCTGTGGACTCCAGAGGTGAGAGGTTCAACAGGAGCACAGGGGTGGTTCAGGACAGGCTGTGATGGAGCCTGGCTCTCCATCCCATGTCAGGGCACAAGATGGCAAGAAACGAACACATATATGGACCTCAGATGTATCAAGGCAGTCCCAGCTTTGCAAACGTCCTGTCAGTGGGCCCTCAGAGGAGGGAGCAACAAAAGGTCAAGTCCCCTTGTTGGGCATGAACCCCCAGGAGTCACAGACGTGAACCCTTTCCCTGATTCATTTAGAGGACACATACTCATGACCCTAATGCGTGGCTGGAATTCTTCATGCAGCCAACTTACAAGTGAGATGTAGGGAAAGTGAACTCTACCTGGTGGTTCAGTAGATGGGCCTTGGCCGGTTTGTGAAAAAGGCCCAAGACATCTTAGAGTAAGAAGTGCTCTGTAGAGAGCACGGCTGGCCTCATTGCAGGATGAAGTGGGTCAGGGGTCATGGTATTCCCTAGTGGCAGGGTGTCTACCTTGATGATATTTTGTGACCCCACTTACAGGGAAGCCCTGATGGGGCATCCAGGCGGGGAAGGGACAATGAGGTGAGTCCCCAGGCAGGGGCCAAGCCATCTGGGACCCAGAAGATGGTCTCTGGTTGTGAAACTCAGCCTGGTTCTCAGCAGCAGGAGATCAGAGGCCAGATCTCAGGGATCATAGCTCAGGGCAGCCATGGGCAGATGCAGGGCAGGTGTGTGAAGGGAAGCCTGGCCCTCCCCCTCTACCCGAGTTACTCATTCCCCAGGGTCCTTTGTGAGCACAGCACTTGGGTGGCGCAGACCTTCCAGAGCATtgtgtgtctttctttatctGCAGGTGACACTGAGTTGATATTCATCagatcccaacaacaacaaccttcaGCTCCATGATGGATGTGTGTTTGGCCATGAGAGATGGACAGGAGGGACATGGCTAGTGCCAAGTGGGCACACGTCCCTGTCCATGGGAGATATAAAGGGCACCCTGTGAGGAGCCAGAGGACACTCTGCCCAGGTGACCTGCCTTGTGTGAGAGCCCAGTGCCTGGAGATGAAGAGCCTGCTCCTCACCATCCTGCTGCTGGGGCTGGTGGCTGTCCTGAAGGCTCAGGAAGCCCCGCCAGATGACCTGGTGGATGTGAGGATGGGAGGGACAATGGGTGGTGGCAGGAGATGGCCTGGCCTACTGCTTGACGCTGAGGGGAAGGATGTTACCTTGAAGGTTGAGTTTGACTCCATACTTCATCTCAGCAGTCTGATCAAGGACTCCTGAGTCCTTCTGTTAGAAGATAGGGGCCTCCCTGAAAACATGGGTCCTCCGAAGACTTGAGTTAGAAGAAAGAGCAGATTTGGGTGGAGGATCCTTGTTCAAGTAAAGCTCAGAGCTAGAACATTTAGAGCAGGACGTTCCGGGCAGAGGATTCATCCAGTGCCCTCTTTGACGTGTAGACCTCAATGAGTGCATTCACTGGGATGGGGGAAGACACTTCTGCCATCATGGGATTGGGTACCCAAGTGCTGGTATCTCTCTATTGACCACACGTCTTGGAACATGTGAGGTTAGCTCACCTCAGTGGCTGCACCCTGGGCTCAGGAGCTAGCTCATATGCTGGACCCTGGGGTAGACTCCTGGGAAGGCTCGGGTGTGCTCACAGTTTTGTCTCCTACAGTACTCTGGGATCTGGTACGCAAAGGCCATGGTACACAATGGTACCCTACCCAGTCACAAGATACCCAGTATAGTTTTCCCTGTGAGAATAATAGCTCTGGAAGAAGGAGACTTGGAGACCACAGTTGTATTCTGGTACGTGTTTCCTACTGGAACTCTCTGCAGTTTTTCTCTCACTTGCTAGCCATTATATTTGAGTTGGGGTAACTAAGAGATTCCTACCTTTGAAGAGACACAGTCTCAAGGTAGTACCTTAAAAGTAGAACAGGAGTGACACAGAGTTTAATGGGTCACCTGGCCAGGACTGATGATCGAAACAGGCCTTAGTTATGTTGCTGAGAGCAGCTGCCTGTGGGCTTGTGTTTTACAGGAACAATGGTCATTGCCGTGAGTTTAAATTCGTgatgaagaaaacagaagagcctggcaaatacaccGCTTGTGAGTCCCTGTGCCTCATTGTTTCCTACAGTGGCAAGCCCTGGGGAGGGTGGGTCCCTGCCTGCTCTAACTCATAGGACAGGCCATCAGTCACTTCCTGTTCTAGAGGTCCTAAAAGCGGAGTCATTCTTGCTCCCCTATCCAGCTCAGCTCTTGACCCATGAGGATCCAAAGACAGGAAAGCCAGAAAGGAAGGGGCTTGGCCCTAAGGGGCAACCTCAGTTCCCACCTTCCACAAACTTCATTGCTGGGCTTGGCAGCTTCTGTGGGAGATGGCTCCTGTCTAACTATGGGGACCACAGAAAGGCCAGGACTAGACTTGCTGGGTGTCCTGGGTGACCACCAAAGTGTTCCAAGGTCTTAGGTGTTCAGTGTCTCTATGAGACACTTAGCTATTTCTGCTTATCTGCAGTTCATAACACGAAGGTTATTCATGTGGAAAAGACGTCGGTGAATGAGCACTACATTTTCTACTGCGAAGGCCGGCACAATGGGACGTCGTCATTCGGGATGGGAAAGCTCATGGGTGAGGTGCCATGGAAGCCCCATGTCCCGTCCCTGGTCTCTACTTCTGGTAGCCACGAGAAGGGCAGGAGATGGGCCTGGCACTGGTGCTGCCCAGGAAATGTGTGAGATCCAAAGTGGAAAATGGGGAAAACTGCTTAGGAATGGGGTTTGTGTGGCCTTTGGAGGCCTGAGTGCTCAGGAGTGGGTCCCACACCTGGAGCCAGCAAATGCTACTCCCAGGGCTCTCAGTCACGTGAACATAAAAGGACGTCTTGGCAGGGACATTTTATTGTAGGTAAGAACCCTCCAGGGCCGGGGACAGCCTCATGACCTTGAGATTCAGTGTTCATATAGGGCTGTGTGGCAACCCCGCAGGTCTGCTTGGGTCTGAGGACGTCCACAGGTGATGTCTACTGCCAGGGTCCTCTCTGACCTCTGTCCTGGTTTGCACCTCCCTCTTGTGTCTCTGGCTCTCTGCGGAGCTGAGTGCCACCCCTCAAACCTGCCCCCCTCCTCACAGGGAGAGACTCTGGTGAAAatccagaggccatggaagaatttaagaatttcataaagcgCATGAATCTCCGACTGGAAAACATGTTTGTGCCAGAGATCGGAGGTAAGAGCAGGAATGCCCATGCCTCTCTCTGTCCCCCAGGACTGTCTGTCTCCAGCCCACATCCTGTCTGTGTGGGTGCCTTCTGTGTCCTCTCTGTGCCTGGTCCTGTTGTCCCTTACGTGTTATTTCATATCTCTCCATGTCCCCTGGGTACCTCTGTGGTATTCCCACTATGCCCCTAGTGTCACCCATAACTAAAAGGGACATTCTGTCCCTGTGTCCCTCTGTATCCCCATGACCTCCAAATCTCCTGTGCTTCTGCTTCAGTGTCTCCCCAGGTCTCTTTGTGTCCCTGGCTTCTGTATTGTCTGTCCCTTCAAGGTCCTTCCCCTCTCACTGGGACCTCAGGCCTCTGCTTCAGATCTTGGCTGTGGGAGGGTCTGAGCTGCAGGTGTGATGGGGTCCTCTTACAGAGCCCTTCTCACTCCCaggcttctttttgtttctacagaTAAATGTGTTGAAAGTGACTAGGGTAAGTGCCCCTCACCCCCCATTGCCTATAGGACTGTGGAAAAGTCTAGAAGGCTGGGCTCTGGATAAGGGACCTCATCCTATCCACACAGACAAGTGTGGTCACTCAGGCTGTGGCCCTTTGTATAGTTCCCATGTTGTATAGGAATTCTGTTCTTCTTGTCATGGTTTCTCCTAGTCCCTGGACTCTACCTGCTTCTTCCTTTCGCTTTTCCCCAGGGAGGCTGAGACCTGGCTACTTATGGAAGTGGAGCAGGCCCCAGCTCCCAGCAGGGACCACACAGAAATATGGGAAAGAGGATCTCTGACCCATATCTACCCTGTGCCATCCCTGTCCATGCCTCCCCTGACTGCTGCTTCTGAAAAAAGCAAAGGGAGGGTGCttatctctccttctctctctaccaCAGCAGCTACCCAGGTCTGCAACAGCTGAGCCAGCCTTGCTTCCAACACCAAGCTGGGACATCCCTTCACCACACCTCTCCTGGACCAAACTTCCCActgcttcaccaccaccacctcagtacctgctcccctctcccctgactccaaataaatctctttagcagtgctctggCTCAGCATGTCTGTGAGGAGCTTTGTGTGGGCTCTAAGAGTTCTTTTGGGAGAGAGACATGGGAATAATTGCAGAGCTATTGCCGAACCAGTGCCCAAGGAGTATGGCATCTGGCTATCCTGCAGGGCTATGTAAGTGCCTAGGAGCTACCTGGCGAGCTACTTGCTGTCAGGTTGGACCCTGACAGGAGTGTCAAAGATGCTCTGGGGTGGCAAGACAATGAGAAGTCATCAGGGCTTCAGAGAGTATGAACGTTACTGCAGGGGCCCTGTTCCAACAAATTGCTTGAACACTGAGAGGAAGGCCCTGCTTTGAGGAGCTGAGCTCAGTGACAGGGGTAGCACAAGAGTGGCTAGTTTCTTCAACATCTCCCCCTCCACAATCCCCTGGGAAAGACAGAAGCAGCTACAGAATCCACCAGCCCTGTTCCCCATTCTAGCCCTCTCCCAGTTTGTCCAAGGATCAGGGTTTGGGCTTTCTCTGTCCAACAGGGACATGATGGGCCACAGTAAGGGAGCAGATGCCCCCTACCCCATATAATCAGTGACAGCTTCAAAGTGCAAAGCCCAGTGGAGGCTGGCTGTCCAGCTTGTCACCTTTTGTGAAGGGTTGTAGAGACTCAGGCTGGTGTCCTTCAGCTCGGTGAGCCTCCGCTCTAACTCCCACGTGACTCATCGTTCTTTCTGAATTCCTTTCCTATCTGGACCCAGTTCTTGCTGGGAGCTATTGGATGTTTTTAAGGTGGGGCCTGAGGTGTCCAGGACACTTGGAGGCAGGACCGGGCCAAGCCGGATCCTACATACCAGGTTCTCTTTTTGCTTCAGACAGGGACTACGCATGGCCTTTAACTGTGGGCCCCAGAACTGCCCCAAGTTCAAATACTTGATATTGTTCTCTGTTGCGATCAGAACATGAGGAAGACTTCTAAGTCCAGCCTCAATATGCAGAGTTGACACCACAGCACATGACAGTCCTCCACCCCGTTTCCTGCTCTCCGGGTCGGTACTGAGGATTCAGGCATGCTACCCTGGATTTGGCATGATAGCCCAGGAGCTAGGACTGTGCTCAGGAGGCATGAGCAGAATTCCAGCAGGACAGGAAGTGAAGAGGCGTCTTGCCTTTCTGCCAGCTACCCTGCAGGGGAGCCGTCTCTGAAACTCCTTGGGCTTAATTTCTGCTGGAAGGAGAGCTTCAGGAAAAGAGACCACTTCTTCCTTCTTGAACTCTGAACCCAGTCACTTCAAAGGCCTCACTGACCAACCAAGCATCTTCTGGCTTACTGAGGATTGTTTGCCCCTTCTGACCTTTTGCAGTTGGTCTGCTCACATGTTAGGGGCTGGGCAGAGAGCAAGATAGAGCCTAGGGCACTTAAAAATGTTGCTATTACACTACTTGTGTTTATGCAGTCTTGCACAAGCCTCGGCCTAGGTGTGGAGGTCCTGGCAGGGCTTTATAGAGGCAATTCTCTTTCCAATTTTACAAGGTCCTGGGGGTCGAGTCAAATGACCAGGCTGTGCATGGCCCGTGTTTGTACTCAGTCATGGACCAACACTGCTGGTACCCAGTCAGGTAAAGAATAAAACATTTCCAGTGTTCACAAGACAGTTGCTACTTAGTTTTAGCTGTATGTACTGTTTTGGTGGCTCCCAACTTACATCTCAAGATAGACATTAAAGGCTCCAgccaaaatttttaaaaaataactccttgttaaaattaaaatcctagcacttgggaggcactcTGTTcactgagttttaggccagcctgccCTGTACATCTGGGACAGTCACAGCTACAAAGTGGAACTGTCttggaaacacaaacaaacaaacaaacaagcaaacaaattaaaACTCTTTGGGGTAGAGAGATGCTCAATGGTAaaagcgctggctgctcttgcaggggtgCCAGGTTTTACTCCTAGCATCTACGTGGCCAGTCCTGgcattgtctgtaactccagccccagctcATGTTCACACAGGCAAAAAAACAATGTGTATAAAATAAGACTAAAtgaatcattaaaaatatttaaaaaattaaaactccgAAGAGTTAAAAGTAAACACAAAATATTAAgttactattttttaaagttgGTCTTCTtgaacatgtgggtgctggaaaccaaaccgaggtcctctggaagagtagccagggcTCTCTACCAGCGAGCTATCCTTCAGCCCCACTCACTTAGAAGTTTAATACAGACCTCAAATATCTATAACAACATATTGTCCAGAAACCAGAAATGTTCTTGAaatcattatttttcctttctaaaaatttgatataaaataaggaaagaaaagagaaaataggttagatcttttaattttttttaaagaattctgtGTTAtggattttcttgtttgtttgagccaagttctcactatgtagaccaggatatcctggaacttactatgtagcccagccatggtaatcctcctgcctcagccttccaatgtATGAGCTGCCTTGACTGCTTGGCATTATGTAATATTTAATCATAAAGTGTTTTAGAAGTTTAATTCATGCCTAAATTTAATGTGTAGCTCACACATATTTGTATCTACATTTTAGAAAATTTGCAGGAGCCattcatagatgcaagcatcatatACTCATTACAGGTGTGTGGGATGATGCTGGAGATGGTCTCTGTAGTTAAGATCTCTCGCAGAGATCCAGAGGTCCTGGGCCTTAGTTCGCAGCACTCACACAGAGGCTCACACTGTCCTGacacagttccaggggatcagtcTTCCTCTTTGGGTCTCCATGGGGACTGGGCATGTAGGTGATGATGCacttacatatatgcaggcaaatcattcatacacttaaaatgatataaataaataaaaaaaatagtgtaGCTTTAAGAAAACCCTTGAAGACCCGAAGCAAGTATGCCACCACAGAGATCCTTGAACGCGGGTTTATTACGGACATTTCCACAATAGCTGTTCCGGAACCAAGGTGTCCATCGTCAGAGGAACGGACAATAAAGATGTGGTTCGTATGTGGAAGTGGAACATTTTCAGTCATAAATGAGAGCAAAGAGTGTCATTTGCAAGAAATGGATGGAATTGGAGAGTATCATATTAAATGAATTAAGTCAGTCTCAGAGAGACAAGATCTTTGCTTTTTTCATCCATGGGTTCTCGATTTCATAGGTACATGAAATCACACGTGTTACAaatgacatgaaagtagaagagTCACTGGGCGAACGAAGAGGACTGAGAGGTGGAGAGGTAGACACTAGCAGGAAATGAGTGAGAGTATGCGGAGAATAGGTTATCTGCGTCCACGAAAATGTATCCTGTGCACGTAGGATGCAGCGCCTATAGCCCCTCTCCGTAAGGTGGCGCGATACTTTGAGCGTGGCGTCTGGCGACGAGCTGACGCCTCCTCCCTCCGCTGCAGCCGGAGACCGAGCCTGGTGAAGGGACTGTCGGGATTGTCGGAAGTGAGGGTCTGGGAAGGGGAGTGGTTCGGGGCTGCTGCGCAGCGCGCCAGGTTTCCGCAGCAGCCCTGCACCCCTCCGGGTCGCCTCCAAACGCAACGCCGCGACCATGCCCCTCCACGTGAGCCTCGCTAACGGCAACCGCGACCTGGACTATGACTCGGTGCAGCCATACTTCATGTGCGACGATGAGGAGGAGGACGTGCACCACCAGCAGCCGCCGCAGCCGCCAGCGCCCAGCGAGGACATCTGGAAGAAATTCGAGCTGCTGCCCACGCCGCGCCCGTCCCCGGGCCACGCCGGGCTCTACTCGCCTCCCTGCGAAGCGGTCGCCGTGTCTTTCGCCCCCAGGGACCACGACGGTGATAGCTTCTCCATCGCAGACCTGCCCGAGCTGCCAGGAGGAGACGCGGTGAAGCAGAGCTTCGTCTGCGACCCGGATGACGAGACCTTCGTGAAGAACATCATCCTGCAGGACTGTATGTGGAATGGCTTCTCGGCCTCCGCCAAGCTGGTCTCCAAGCTGGACCCCTACCAGGCTGTGCGCAAAGAAGGCACCGGCGTGAGCCTGGCCGCCGACGTGGAGCCTGCTACGCCTCCAGACTGCACCTGCAACACCTGAGCGCACAGCACGGGGGGCTTTGGACTGTAAGCTTCAGCCATGTTAACTGCCTCAAATCCTGGGCGTAAGAgaaccctcccctccctcttttcttttttaagcttgCCACCCTTCCTCACTCCCCTTAACAGAtttgtatttgtttaaaaaagGAATCTTAAAGTATATCAATTTTCCAACATCAGCTGGACCCTTAAGTGTAAATAACATCAATAAAAACGTCTTATCAGTTATACAAGATTTTAGGATATGAAATATAAAAAGGTATATTTTCCTTTCAAAAGctgattcttttttattgtttaaagaaAATCAAAGTAATTCGGAAATATGTTGAGcccatgcttaaaaaaaaaacagctttatGAAACATAG contains:
- the Obp2a gene encoding odorant-binding protein 2a isoform X1 → MDRRDMASAKWAHVPVHGRYKGHPVRSQRTLCPGDLPCVRAQCLEMKSLLLTILLLGLVAVLKAQEAPPDDLVDYSGIWYAKAMVHNGTLPSHKIPSIVFPVRIIALEEGDLETTVVFWNNGHCREFKFVMKKTEEPGKYTAFHNTKVIHVEKTSVNEHYIFYCEGRHNGTSSFGMGKLMGRDSGENPEAMEEFKNFIKRMNLRLENMFVPEIGDKCVESD
- the Obp2a gene encoding odorant-binding protein 2a precursor; this encodes MKSLLLTILLLGLVAVLKAQEAPPDDLVDYSGIWYAKAMVHNGTLPSHKIPSIVFPVRIIALEEGDLETTVVFWNNGHCREFKFVMKKTEEPGKYTAFHNTKVIHVEKTSVNEHYIFYCEGRHNGTSSFGMGKLMGRDSGENPEAMEEFKNFIKRMNLRLENMFVPEIGDKCVESD
- the Obp2a gene encoding odorant-binding protein 2a isoform X2, with protein sequence MVHNGTLPSHKIPSIVFPVRIIALEEGDLETTVVFWNNGHCREFKFVMKKTEEPGKYTAFHNTKVIHVEKTSVNEHYIFYCEGRHNGTSSFGMGKLMGRDSGENPEAMEEFKNFIKRMNLRLENMFVPEIGDKCVESD
- the Bmyc gene encoding protein B-Myc; protein product: MPLHVSLANGNRDLDYDSVQPYFMCDDEEEDVHHQQPPQPPAPSEDIWKKFELLPTPRPSPGHAGLYSPPCEAVAVSFAPRDHDGDSFSIADLPELPGGDAVKQSFVCDPDDETFVKNIILQDCMWNGFSASAKLVSKLDPYQAVRKEGTGVSLAADVEPATPPDCTCNT